A part of Palaemon carinicauda isolate YSFRI2023 chromosome 8, ASM3689809v2, whole genome shotgun sequence genomic DNA contains:
- the LOC137645006 gene encoding uncharacterized protein codes for MTVANPQLNFNGPSSSSGPGYSYNGPNLNTASSNFNRVVANRNPVGSLADSVPGGGVPGQDYPILASVPDTGFTCSSQQLPGYYADTAPQAGCQVFHICQFDGRQDSFLCPNGTIFNQQYFVCDWWFNVDCAATQQFISLNADIGKVSSGSFVGSASNLSPSVAYGTPREVATPSKNYGVPA; via the exons ATGACCGTTGCAAATCCTCAACTGAATTTCAACGGTCCCTCATCGTCATCTGGTCCTGGCTATTCCTACAACGGCCCTAACCTCAACACCGCTTCCTCCAACTTCAACAGAGTCGTGGCAAACAGGAACCCCGTAGGTTCTCTGGCAGACAGCGTCCCGGGCGGTGGAGTCCCAGGTCAGGATTATCCAATCTTGGCTTCGGTGCCAGACACCGGCTTCACTTGCTCCAGTCAACAACTGCCAGGTTACTACGCTGACACTGCACCTCAGGCAggctgccaggtcttccacatctgccagTTCGATGGGCGACAGGActccttcctctgccccaacggCACCATCTTCAACCAGCAGTACTTCGTCTGCGACTGGTGGTTCAACGTCGACTGTGCAGCCACTCAGCAATTTATTAGTCTCAATGCTGACATAGGAAAAGTTTCATCCGGTAGTTTTGTAGGATCTGCCTCTAACCTCTCCCCCTCTGTCGCTTATGGTACCCCTCGGG AAGTCGCTACACCTTCCAAGAACTATGGCGTTCCTGCATAA